One genomic window of Bradyrhizobium sp. CCGE-LA001 includes the following:
- a CDS encoding O-antigen ligase family protein, producing MTALAGGTAGQMFGRRLRSPAAWRETVDILAVLTAASLPWSTSLAGIFNALMLLCMVPFLDFRAFLQSLKRPICVAPIALVVLALVGTLWSEASWGARLYAVNPTVKLLVLPILLYHFERSQRGHWVLVAFLVSCALLSVMSWLVAFYPNLALKTDPPERGIFVKNYIDQSQEFTLCAVALAYPIVMLLREKRYWFAGLLTALALSFFVNMAFVVVSRTALVTIPIMFGVFALLHLKWRSIAIVAAALLAGAVLAWQASPHLRETAERFKSDYTRYVEKGEPTSLGLRLEFWRKSLGFFAEAPIVGHGTGSTRGLFERVATPSGQYQASAEVIGNPHNQTLNVAVQWGVIGIVVLYAIWILHLLLFRGDGLADWIGLLVVVQNVFTSLFNSHLFDFHEGWMYVIGVGVAGGMVMQARRTGARTAEAGS from the coding sequence GTGACGGCGCTCGCCGGCGGGACGGCCGGTCAGATGTTCGGGCGGCGCCTACGCAGCCCGGCAGCCTGGCGCGAGACGGTGGACATCCTGGCGGTCCTGACCGCGGCTTCGCTGCCATGGTCGACGTCGCTCGCGGGAATCTTCAACGCGCTGATGCTGCTCTGCATGGTGCCGTTTCTCGACTTCCGCGCGTTCCTGCAATCGCTGAAGCGCCCGATCTGTGTTGCGCCGATCGCACTGGTCGTTCTCGCGCTGGTCGGGACGCTGTGGTCGGAGGCGTCCTGGGGCGCGCGCCTCTATGCGGTCAATCCAACCGTCAAGCTGCTCGTGCTGCCCATCCTGCTCTACCATTTCGAGCGCTCGCAGCGCGGGCATTGGGTGCTCGTCGCCTTCCTGGTGTCCTGCGCACTGTTGTCGGTGATGTCGTGGCTGGTCGCCTTCTATCCCAACCTCGCCCTCAAGACCGATCCGCCGGAACGCGGCATCTTCGTCAAGAACTACATCGACCAGAGCCAGGAATTCACGCTCTGCGCGGTCGCGCTGGCCTATCCAATCGTAATGCTGCTGCGCGAGAAACGATACTGGTTCGCCGGGCTGCTCACGGCGCTCGCGCTCAGCTTCTTCGTCAACATGGCCTTCGTGGTGGTGTCGCGCACTGCGCTCGTCACCATTCCGATCATGTTCGGTGTGTTCGCGCTGCTTCACCTGAAATGGCGCAGCATTGCCATCGTCGCTGCCGCTCTGCTCGCAGGCGCCGTTCTCGCCTGGCAGGCCTCGCCGCATCTGCGCGAGACCGCAGAGCGGTTCAAGAGCGACTACACCCGCTATGTGGAAAAGGGGGAGCCGACCTCGCTGGGCCTGCGGCTCGAATTCTGGCGGAAATCGCTCGGCTTCTTCGCGGAGGCGCCGATCGTCGGGCACGGCACGGGCTCGACCCGCGGATTGTTCGAGCGCGTCGCGACGCCCAGCGGGCAATACCAGGCGTCAGCCGAAGTGATCGGAAATCCGCACAACCAGACGCTGAACGTCGCCGTCCAATGGGGCGTCATCGGCATCGTCGTCCTGTATGCGATCTGGATCCTGCATCTCTTGTTGTTTCGCGGCGACGGGCTTGCCGACTGGATCGGGCTCCTGGTGGTGGTGCAGAACGTCTTTACCTCGCTGTTCAACTCCCATTTGTTCGACTTTCACGAGGGCTGGATGTACGTCATCGGCGTCGGCGTTGCCGGCGGCATGGTGATGCAGGCGCGACGGACCGGGGCCAGGACGGCGGAAGCTGGTTCCTGA
- the rfaE1 gene encoding D-glycero-beta-D-manno-heptose-7-phosphate kinase: MPAPILDFDALARAISGRTVLCIGDIMLDEFVYGEVSRISPEAPAPVISAQRSEIHVGGAGNVARNVAALGARCIFVGLVGEDDSGRRLASALAEHAGIDSVLVCDPSRPTTRKVRFVSEHFSTHMLRADWEQALPASDAIETKLIEAILPQLARVDIVLLSDYAKGVLTARVIRHTIDAARKLGKPVIVDPKSLNWAIYRGATLLTPNRKEFSEATRSRADTTQSIVDASEDVMRLADCEAILVTLGEHGMTLVPRGGEAVHVPAFPVKVRDVSGAGDTVAAALAVSLAAGADWDTALRMANAAAAVAVGKQGTASVSAVELRRKILPHAYLAAEEKIVLEPDTLDAQLAEWRRQGLRVGFTNGCFDILHPGHVKVLTAARAACDRLIVGLNSDASVRRLKGADRPVQDERARAEVLAALEAVDLVIIFEEDTPIELITRIKPGVLVKGGDYTREQVVGHEVVEAEGGTVVLVDILQGFSTTALVHRARGGGK, translated from the coding sequence ATGCCGGCACCCATTCTCGATTTCGACGCCCTCGCACGAGCCATCTCGGGCCGCACGGTGTTGTGCATCGGCGACATCATGCTTGACGAGTTCGTCTATGGCGAGGTGTCGCGGATCTCACCGGAGGCACCCGCGCCAGTGATCTCGGCCCAGCGCAGCGAGATCCATGTCGGCGGCGCCGGCAACGTCGCGCGCAACGTCGCCGCCCTCGGCGCGCGCTGCATCTTCGTCGGCCTCGTCGGGGAGGACGATTCCGGAAGGCGGCTCGCTTCCGCCCTGGCGGAGCACGCCGGCATCGACAGCGTGCTGGTATGTGATCCGTCGCGCCCGACCACGCGAAAGGTCCGCTTCGTCTCCGAGCATTTCTCCACGCACATGCTGCGTGCGGATTGGGAGCAGGCGCTGCCGGCCTCCGATGCGATCGAGACGAAGCTGATCGAGGCGATCCTGCCGCAGCTCGCGCGCGTCGACATCGTGCTATTGTCCGACTACGCCAAGGGCGTGTTGACCGCGCGCGTGATCCGCCACACCATCGACGCCGCCCGTAAGCTCGGCAAGCCCGTCATCGTCGATCCCAAGAGCCTCAACTGGGCGATCTATCGCGGTGCGACGCTGCTCACACCGAACCGCAAGGAATTCTCGGAAGCGACGCGCAGCCGTGCCGACACCACGCAGAGCATCGTCGATGCCAGCGAAGACGTGATGCGGCTCGCCGATTGCGAGGCGATCCTGGTCACGCTCGGTGAGCACGGCATGACGCTCGTGCCGCGCGGCGGCGAGGCGGTCCATGTTCCGGCTTTTCCGGTCAAGGTGCGCGACGTCTCCGGGGCCGGCGACACCGTCGCCGCCGCGCTCGCGGTGTCGCTCGCTGCGGGCGCCGACTGGGACACCGCGCTGCGCATGGCCAATGCCGCTGCCGCGGTCGCCGTCGGCAAGCAGGGCACCGCCAGCGTGAGCGCGGTCGAGCTGCGGCGAAAGATCCTGCCGCATGCCTATCTCGCCGCCGAGGAGAAGATCGTGCTCGAACCTGATACGCTGGACGCCCAGCTCGCCGAATGGCGAAGGCAGGGTCTGCGCGTCGGCTTCACCAATGGCTGCTTCGACATCCTCCATCCCGGTCACGTCAAGGTGCTGACTGCGGCCCGCGCCGCCTGCGACCGCCTGATCGTGGGGCTCAACAGCGACGCCTCGGTGCGGCGGCTGAAGGGCGCAGATCGGCCGGTCCAGGACGAGCGCGCGCGGGCCGAGGTGCTGGCTGCGTTGGAGGCCGTCGATCTCGTCATCATCTTCGAGGAGGACACGCCGATCGAGCTGATCACCAGGATCAAGCCCGGCGTGCTGGTCAAAGGCGGCGACTACACCCGCGAGCAGGTCGTCGGTCACGAGGTCGTCGAGGCCGAGGGCGGGACGGTCGTGCTGGTCGACATCCTCCAGGGCTTCAGCACCACCGCTCTAGTGCATCGCGCGCGGGGAGGGGGCAAGTGA
- the rfaD gene encoding ADP-glyceromanno-heptose 6-epimerase yields MLLVTGGAGFIGSNVVAALNEAGRSDVVVCDLLGDEGKWRNLAKRQLVDIVPPAELLDWLKGRKLEAMIHLGAISETTATDGDLVIETNFRLSMRLLNWCAANAVPFIYASSAATYGDGADGFDDDASLPALKKLRPMNLYGWSKHLFDLAVAERVARGDQLPPQWAGLKFFNVFGPNEYHKGSMMSVLARRFEDVKAGRVVQLFKSHRDGIDHGDQRRDFIYVDDVVRVVMWLLATPSVSGLFNVGTGKARSFRDLMLAAYAALGKNPNIEYIDMPESIRNSYQYFTQSKVDHLHRAGYNGGFTTLEDAVKAYVGDYLDRPDRFR; encoded by the coding sequence ATGTTGCTGGTGACCGGTGGGGCCGGTTTTATCGGGTCGAATGTCGTCGCCGCGCTGAACGAGGCCGGCCGCAGCGACGTCGTCGTGTGCGATCTGCTCGGCGACGAGGGCAAATGGCGGAACCTCGCCAAGCGCCAGCTTGTGGATATCGTGCCCCCGGCCGAGCTGCTGGATTGGCTGAAGGGCCGCAAGTTAGAGGCCATGATTCATCTCGGGGCGATCTCCGAGACCACCGCGACCGACGGCGATCTCGTGATCGAGACCAATTTCCGCCTGTCGATGCGCCTTCTGAACTGGTGCGCGGCGAATGCGGTCCCGTTCATTTATGCTTCCTCGGCGGCGACTTATGGCGATGGCGCGGATGGTTTCGACGATGACGCCTCGCTGCCGGCGCTGAAGAAGCTGCGGCCGATGAATCTGTACGGCTGGAGCAAGCACCTGTTCGACCTCGCCGTCGCCGAACGGGTCGCGCGCGGCGATCAGCTCCCGCCGCAATGGGCCGGACTAAAATTCTTCAACGTGTTCGGGCCCAACGAATATCACAAGGGCTCGATGATGAGCGTGCTGGCGCGTCGCTTCGAGGACGTCAAAGCGGGCCGCGTCGTGCAGCTGTTCAAGTCGCACCGCGACGGCATCGACCACGGCGACCAGCGCCGCGATTTCATCTATGTCGACGATGTCGTGCGCGTCGTCATGTGGCTGCTGGCGACGCCGTCGGTATCCGGCCTGTTCAACGTCGGGACCGGCAAGGCGCGTAGCTTCCGGGATTTGATGCTGGCAGCCTATGCCGCGCTCGGCAAAAATCCCAACATCGAATATATCGACATGCCCGAAAGCATCCGCAACAGCTACCAATATTTCACCCAGAGCAAGGTCGATCACCTCCATCGCGCCGGTTATAACGGCGGCTTCACGACGCTCGAGGATGCGGTGAAGGCTTATGTCGGCGATTATCTCGACCGGCCCGACCGCTTCCGCTGA
- the waaF gene encoding lipopolysaccharide heptosyltransferase II — protein sequence MNQDSQFSEDPDRSDTRPILIIPYMWIGDFVRNHTVVRVLKQRWPNRPVDLLTTSLCAPLVDYMPGVREGIVWDLPRGRLAIGRQLSLAKLLRARNYGTALVLPRTWKAAIAPALAGIPERVGFVGEFRFGLLNHWRWGEKKLPRFIDKNAALAQPDGAPLPPEWPVPQLRVPPEDIVRWRQANGLSNGAAVALAPGSVGISKRWTSYPEAARLLVERGLEVWVVGGPAEKDLAQEIVAAGGPGVRDLTGTDLRNGVLAMAAAGVAISNDSGLMHIAAALGTPTMGIFGPTSPYLWAPLNGLAATVVQDKSVLSCQPCQSTICKMNDHRCMRDIAASEVVAIAQRVLGETGVRTET from the coding sequence ATGAACCAAGATTCGCAATTTAGTGAAGATCCAGACCGGAGCGATACGCGCCCGATCCTGATCATTCCCTACATGTGGATCGGCGATTTCGTCCGGAATCACACCGTTGTGCGGGTGCTGAAGCAGCGCTGGCCGAACCGGCCGGTCGATCTGCTCACGACGTCGCTGTGTGCCCCGCTGGTCGATTACATGCCCGGCGTGCGTGAGGGCATCGTCTGGGACCTGCCGCGCGGCCGGCTCGCCATTGGCCGCCAGCTCAGCCTGGCAAAACTGCTGCGCGCGCGGAACTACGGCACCGCTTTGGTGCTGCCCCGGACCTGGAAGGCGGCCATTGCGCCTGCGCTGGCCGGCATCCCCGAACGGGTCGGCTTCGTCGGCGAGTTCCGGTTCGGCCTGCTCAACCACTGGCGCTGGGGCGAGAAGAAGCTGCCCCGCTTCATCGACAAGAACGCCGCCCTCGCGCAGCCCGATGGCGCGCCCCTGCCCCCGGAATGGCCGGTGCCGCAGCTCCGCGTGCCCCCAGAGGACATCGTCCGCTGGCGACAGGCCAACGGACTGAGCAACGGCGCAGCCGTGGCGCTGGCCCCCGGCTCGGTCGGCATCTCCAAGCGCTGGACCTCCTACCCCGAGGCCGCGCGGTTGCTGGTCGAGCGCGGGCTGGAGGTCTGGGTGGTCGGCGGCCCCGCGGAAAAGGACCTGGCCCAGGAGATCGTGGCGGCTGGCGGCCCGGGTGTCCGCGACCTCACCGGCACCGATTTGCGCAACGGCGTGCTGGCCATGGCCGCCGCCGGCGTCGCCATCTCCAACGATTCCGGCCTGATGCACATCGCAGCCGCCCTCGGCACCCCCACCATGGGCATCTTCGGCCCGACCAGCCCCTATCTCTGGGCTCCCCTCAACGGCCTCGCCGCAACCGTGGTGCAGGACAAGAGCGTGCTGTCGTGCCAGCCCTGCCAGAGCACGATCTGCAAGATGAACGACCACCGCTGCATGCGGGACATCGCGGCGAGCGAGGTGGTGGCGATCGCGCAGCGGGTGCTGGGGGAAACGGGGGTAAGGACGGAGACGTAA
- a CDS encoding glycosyltransferase family 4 protein: protein MANFPGDLDVIVPNLHRRYSGVTATNRMVAPRLAKLYRAAWFGSDAPEGIARLGVADFLKLWRRKAPLIWHARRNNEMIAGVVLRALGWPLKLVFTSAAQRHHSWITRWLIRRMDAIIATSDISASFLKVKATVIPHGVDTDVYAPPTDRAAAFAESGLPGRYAIGCFGRVRAQKGTDVFVDAMCRLLPRHPDFAAVIVGQVTPEQTAFANDLKKRIEAAGLQSRIIITGELPIEQVQRWYQRLTIYAFTSRNEGFGLTLIEAMAAGSALVAARAGAAELVVEDGVSGVLIPTGDADALVAALEPLMGDVDAATAMGARGRARVLERFSLDAEATRIGEVYRPLL from the coding sequence GTGGCGAATTTCCCCGGCGATCTCGATGTGATCGTGCCAAATCTGCACAGGCGCTATTCCGGGGTCACCGCGACCAACCGGATGGTGGCGCCGCGCTTGGCGAAACTATATCGCGCCGCCTGGTTCGGCTCGGACGCGCCGGAGGGCATTGCGCGCCTTGGGGTTGCGGATTTCCTGAAGCTGTGGCGCCGCAAGGCGCCGCTGATCTGGCACGCGCGGCGCAACAACGAGATGATCGCAGGTGTCGTGTTGCGCGCGCTCGGCTGGCCGCTCAAGCTCGTGTTCACCTCTGCCGCGCAGCGCCATCACAGCTGGATCACGCGCTGGCTGATTCGGCGCATGGATGCGATCATCGCGACGAGCGACATCTCGGCTTCGTTCCTGAAGGTGAAGGCGACCGTGATCCCGCATGGTGTCGACACCGACGTCTATGCTCCTCCGACGGATCGTGCGGCGGCGTTCGCCGAAAGTGGTCTGCCCGGCCGCTACGCCATCGGCTGCTTCGGCCGCGTGCGGGCGCAGAAGGGCACCGACGTATTCGTCGATGCGATGTGCCGGCTTCTGCCGCGTCATCCCGATTTCGCCGCCGTGATCGTCGGCCAGGTCACGCCCGAGCAGACAGCTTTCGCCAACGATCTGAAAAAGCGCATCGAGGCAGCCGGCCTGCAATCGCGCATCATCATCACCGGCGAATTGCCGATCGAGCAGGTGCAGCGCTGGTATCAGCGGCTGACGATCTACGCCTTCACCTCGCGCAACGAAGGTTTTGGCCTGACGCTGATCGAGGCGATGGCGGCCGGCAGCGCCCTCGTCGCCGCACGCGCCGGCGCGGCCGAGCTCGTGGTGGAGGATGGCGTCAGCGGCGTATTGATCCCGACCGGCGATGCGGACGCGTTGGTCGCCGCGCTGGAGCCGCTGATGGGCGATGTCGATGCAGCGACGGCAATGGGCGCGCGAGGGCGGGCGCGGGTGCTCGAGCGCTTCAGCCTGGACGCGGAGGCGACGCGGATCGGTGAGGTCTATCGGCCGCTGCTCTGA